The Glycine soja cultivar W05 chromosome 15, ASM419377v2, whole genome shotgun sequence region AAGTCTTTTCCTCATTCACACCCAAATATTTAGTCCCTTTACTTTAGTCTCATGCCAGAGCTTTGTAATGGGTTACTCCCTAATCTTCTCCTCCAGGCTCCAACTGCATCTGGCCTATTACTAAACATCCCAGCACACTTAGCTCCCATTTTCCTGCTATAAACTTGGTTAAAAGGCAGCTATTTAAGAAACATTCAGTAGACAAATTGATTGTTTATGCCTTATATAGATGTTTACCTTGTATAGGACCCTTGTATATGTACATGAGcttggattattattattataatttgaattaatgCATTTCCCAATTCTCCAACCAGGTTCCACAGCTTGCATGTTCATTGATGCCAATCTGTGAAGTTTTTGGGTCATGTGTACCAAATATCTCATGGACACTAACATCAGGGGAAGAAATATCTGCCCATgctgtgttttcaaatgcatttattcttcttttaaagcTATGGAGATTTAACCGACCTCCTCTTGAATATGGAATTGGAGATGTACCCACTGTTGGTTCTCAATTAACTCCCGAATACTTACTATTAGTACGTAATTCCCACTTAATGTCAGCTGGTAACATCCACAAAGATCGCAACAGGAGGAGACTCTCAGAAATAGCAAGTTTATCATCGCCAAATTCTGTATTTGTTGACTCCTTTCCAAAATTAAAAGTGTGGTATCGGCAGCATCAAGCATGTATAGCTTCAACACTCTCCGGTCTTGTCCATGGAACCCCATTTCATCAGATTGTTGAGGGGCTTCTTAACATGATGTTCACAAAGATTAATAGAGGAAGCCAGACAACTATTACATCTGGAAGCAGTAGCTCTTCTGGACCTGCAAATGAAGATACCTCTATAGGGCCAAAGTTGCCTGCTTGGGATATTCTTGAAGCTATTCCCTTTGTAGTTGATGCTGCTCTTACAGCCTGTGCTCATGGAAGACTGTCTCCACGTGAGTTGGCAACAGGTATGTGTGTTTTGATCAGATAAAATCCAATGGAACACACCAAATAGCTTGTAGAATTCTTGATTTCTAAATTACCGAAGAGAATTCAGTTAGTTTCAAAATTCTTGCTGATGTATTTTACCTCTAAATATAGAGCAAGAGCAACCAAATTCATGTTCATATAGACGTTCCTTGATGCACACAACAATATCATGATACCAAAATGCTTTTCTTAATACCAGGGCTTAAAGATTTAGCTGATTTTCTTCCTGCATCTCTGGCAACCATAATAAGTTACTTCTCTGCTGAAGTAACTAGGGGAGTTTGGAAACCTGTATTTATGAATGGAACAGATTGGCCTAGCCCCGGTGCAAATCTACTGAACGTTGAGGGACAGATCAGGAAAATTTTGGCTGCAACTGGTGTAGATGTGCCAAGCCTTGCTTCAGGTTTTCTCGTTTTTATGACCCTAAATTCTATATACTTTTCTAAATTCCTGACTTATAATGCATTTTcaggagagaaaaattacatttaCAACTCGTGATTCATTgcaattttttctattaaatttatcttttacacGACTTGAACGAGTATTCAAACAAATTCAGTTTAGGAAATGTCTTCCTCCATCCTCCTTTCTCTTTCAACATTATTATTAAGTTGTTATTTAGTATTGTGACCAATGGTCATTTTAACAGGAGACAGCTGTCCCGCGATACTTCCATTACCCTTGGCTGCCTTCACAAGCCTTACCATAACCTACAAAGTTGATAAGACATCAGAGCGTTTTCTTAATTTGGCTGGCCAAACATTGGAGAGCCTTGCTGCAGGTTGTCCATGGCCTTGCATGCCAATTGTAGCTTCCTTGTGGACCCTAAAGGCAAAACGTTGGAGTGACTTCCTTATCTTCTCAGCATCTAGAACTGTCTTCCTCCACAACAGTGATGCAGTAGTTCAACTTATAAAAAGCTGCTTCACGGCTACCCTTGGCATGAATAGCTCTCCTATCTCAAGCAGTGGTGGTGTTGGAGCCCTTCTTGGACAAGGATTTAAGTATCATTTATGTGGAGGGCTTTGCCCTGTTGCTCCAGGAATTCTCTATTTACGTGCGTATCGGTCAATCAGAGATATTGTTTTCTTGACAGAAGAAATTGTTTCCATCTTGATGCACTCTGTGAGGGAAATAGTATGCAGTGGCCTGCCAAGGGAGCGATTGGAAAAGTTGAAAGCAACCAAAGACGGCATAAAATATGGACAGGCTTCACTTGCTGCATCAATGACTCGGGTGAAGCTTGCCGCTGCCCTCGGGGCCTCTTTAGTATGGATATCAGGAGGCTTGATGTTGGttcaattattaataaaagaaacttTGCCATCCTGGTTTATATCTGTTCACAGATTAGACCAGGAAGAAAAGTCTGGTGGAATGGTTGCAATGCTTGGTGGATATGCACTTGCTTACTTTGCGGTTCTTTGTGGTGCTTTTGCTTGGGGAGTTGATTCATCATCAGCAGCTTCAAAGCGACGTCCAAAGGTTTTAGGTACCCACATGGAGTTTCTGGCAAGTGCACTTGATGGTAAGATATCACTAGGCTGTGATTCAGCTACTTGGCGTGCCTATGTGTCAGGTTTTGTGAGCTTGATGGTAGGTTGCACACCTAACTGGGTGCTGGAAGTAGATGTGCACGTGTTGAAGAGACTGAGCAATGGGTTGAGACAGTTGAACGAGGAGGAGCTTGCTCTTGCTTTGTTGGGTGTTGGTGGGGTAGGTACAATGGGTGCTGCAGCTGAGCTCATTATTGACACTGAAATATAAACATTTTCGCTATTCTGAGGGCACCTTTTCCTTTTAGGATGACTTGTACATTAGTTAACTTTCATGTTTATAAAGTTGTGCAGCATGTTGAATTAACAGTTTAGTTTGGAAAGTACCAAGCATTAGAATGGGAAATTTTGTATGTATAACGTTCATCTAATGTTAGTATATCCAGCAGCCCTAATCGATGCATGTCCTCTGTTTAATGGTAAGTTAGTACGAGCTATTtcattttataacattttttacaattttttttatcaccattacattacttattttattttatatttctttcttttctctttccatATTTTTTCTAGTTATAGAGAAGCTAGTGAAACACAAATAGGAATAAAATTGTGTATCAGGtgggaaaataataataaaaatattccataaaaattataaaaatgtcttGCAAAAATAACATCAAGCTTTTTTAGATGGGGTCTTATATTAAGGATCGGAAGGAGTATTTCCTTACTTTGAAAATTCATCATTTTACATTAAGCTAGTacattgttaaatattttacaaatctTTGCATGTAATGCAATTTATggttaaatcataaaaaagcCTCCCTAATAAAAACTTGATGGATGATGAAAGATGAAATAAGTTGGTGGTTAGGACATCCCAACTTTAGCAAGGAGCGTGAACTTTTGGTGCGTTGtgtgctttttctttttgaagcaTCTCCCTTTGTTTTGATAGACACAGACAAAAGTATGAGCAGATGTACCCTTCCGAAgggcaaaataaaaatacagtGTAGAACTTGAATACGTACACGAAGATGAATACATGCTGTTGTCTAAGCTCTTaccggataaaaaaaaaaaaaaaaaaaagctaaggaAAATTTTTGATATTTCACATGGAGCATGGAAGAGTTAAATTCTGCCATGCAGGAAGCAACAATGAGAAATTCTTACACATGATATCGATCACATCAACCATTCAAATCATTAAATAATGTGTAAACATTATAGAAAAATACATTTGTAAGATAGACCCCATAATCGCTTCAGAAATGTGAgcagaaacaaaataatttacaattcaTTCACATGTGGGCAGAAAGAATAGCTTTGTTGTTCCAGCAAGAAGAAGACAATGTGATCAGGTTACTTCCACATGACCCATCTCTCATCTCTGAACACCAACAATAATATCAAAGCCCCCAAATAATTTACTCCTCTCCAACTTACATCATTGTGATTTcaaatcatcttttttttttttaaaaaaaaaaggaagcagccatgtgaaattatttataaataaacagttgaaaaaaaaaaggagaatcaATCACATGGAGTGTgaagaggaggagaaggaggaagaAGCTGTTGTTGTCTTGAGCTAAATCTGGAGACACTTCACTCTCTCTCCTTGATCGCTTGCACGTCaaccttaatcatttccaagcTCCCTTTCAGCGATCGAACCACCACCAAAATGTTATCCAACTGAGCCAACTCGTTCATGTCAAGGCAGGGGCATAATTGAGCTACAATTGAAACGCGTTCATGTCCTCCATGGCATTGGACGCGAGATCCGTGATGTCCGAGAGCGATGTGTGCAAATGCTTCTTCACGAATTGGGGATCCACCACTAGGGATTTCCACCGCTTGCACACGCACCTCAATTGCAGCGGATTGCTGACCCTAATCCAAACAAGGATCTCGATCATCAGACCCTCCGGCAGGCCGCCGTCACCGCCGTCATGCGCCGGCGCTTCCTCGTCATCATCACCATGGTAATGATGATGCAGGTTTCGATTCTGGCTTCCTCGTTCCTGGATCTTGCTCGGTTTTTTCGTTTCGCTATTACATCGTGTGCGTCGTTCAGGTGTTTTGTTTCGATCCGGGTCGGAGCTGTAGCACTCTCAATTTAGGGCTCCGATTTTGATGCTTTGGGAATTCAAATCGTCTTGCTCAGTTACCAAATAGTATGCTACTACTgataattaaaatcattaaaatcatccgattaagttgattttcgagattttggaaattaaaatgaatagtaTACCATGTAGATTAAAATGGAAAACAAAATGTTCTCCCTGTCAACAAAGTATACTTTTTATAAAGTttggtagatttttttttatgatagtaTTGATCCgaaattattttcatcaaaagGTGGATGACAAAGGTTAGAAATcagaaattaatcaaatttatttaatatttaaaaattaatcaaaatttaaattttagatcgCTTCATTAAAATAGAtacatatacaaaatttaataacattCTTAATactaaggataaaatataattttgatctttttatttgattttttaaaattaaaaaaatcactttaatattttaaagtgtTTCTATTAAATCaagtgttttaattaatttatcatactaACTTAATTAACTTACTAACACATGATTGCGAGAAATGTTGTCATTTAGGtgtttaataaaaagaaattgacagaatgataattttaatgtaaaagagatactttaagatattaaaaaaaataaacttagaagatcaaactaaaacaaaaaatttagatgagatattaaaaaaattaaacttagaagatcaaactaaaacaaaaaatttagatGAGAGACTAAAATTAGTGGTGGTTCTGAAATCTAGGCCCGTCAAGGTGGAGTATTCAGCATTAGCTAAAATTTATGACGGTTTGAATAGGTGTTCGTGTTTTTATGTAAATCTCTGTCATTGTGGTTTATGGAGTTTGCTTATTGCATctcattctttgtttttttgttctttgcAAAATTTCAAACCTTTTTCTGGTGATGAGTAATAAATGTTAAGATTAAAGTGTTAACATATGACacgatttaaaaataaaataaaataacattaatatgCATTTGAACTTTGTAACTTTCAAATCTGATTTATAAATGAgaatgattttaatatatatttaactttaaattaaataataaaatcttatttaaaataaatattaaatataaaaatgaaatattgtatatattt contains the following coding sequences:
- the LOC114387497 gene encoding mediator of RNA polymerase II transcription subunit 33A-like; the protein is MECVAKMTKVAQQKGSDPLLWAFQMYSNLNSAGESLPSLELAEFLVSYICWDNNVPILWKFLEKALTLQIVPPMLLLALLSVRVIPCRHVQPAAYRLYLELVKRHAFELKSQINRPDYQKVMKSIDAVLHLSNIFGMSQSEPGILVVEFIFSIVWQLLDASLDDEGLLEFTPDKKSRWATLYHDMELDRHDNYSEQRTEHHEKLQNANTLMAVEMIGQFLQDKISSRLLYLARQNLPAHWLSFTQRLQLLGENSLALRKSRTLSPEELLELTSDSCMVLSRECKTNSQKKFQTVMSFEYLSSSASLCHGASHSALWIPLDLVLEDSMDGYQVSATSSIETISGLIKTLRAINGTSWHDTFLGLWLATLRLVQRERDPIDGPMPHLDTRLCMLLCIIPLVVGDLIEEEEERTPVDEKDSGLTDCWKEKKVAGKCHNDLVSSLQVLGDYQSLLTPPQSVLAASNQAAAKAMLFVSGITIGSAYFDCLNMTEMPVDCSGNMRHLIVEACIARNLLDTSAYLWPGYVNGCINQIPQCMPAQVPGWSSFMKGAPLTSVMVNALVSSPATSLAELEKIFEIAIGGSEDEKISAAAILCGASLIRGWNIQEHTVHFILRLLSPPVPAENTEGNNYLINYAPILNVLFVGIASVDCVQIFSLHGLVPQLACSLMPICEVFGSCVPNISWTLTSGEEISAHAVFSNAFILLLKLWRFNRPPLEYGIGDVPTVGSQLTPEYLLLVRNSHLMSAGNIHKDRNRRRLSEIASLSSPNSVFVDSFPKLKVWYRQHQACIASTLSGLVHGTPFHQIVEGLLNMMFTKINRGSQTTITSGSSSSSGPANEDTSIGPKLPAWDILEAIPFVVDAALTACAHGRLSPRELATGLKDLADFLPASLATIISYFSAEVTRGVWKPVFMNGTDWPSPGANLLNVEGQIRKILAATGVDVPSLASGDSCPAILPLPLAAFTSLTITYKVDKTSERFLNLAGQTLESLAAGCPWPCMPIVASLWTLKAKRWSDFLIFSASRTVFLHNSDAVVQLIKSCFTATLGMNSSPISSSGGVGALLGQGFKYHLCGGLCPVAPGILYLRAYRSIRDIVFLTEEIVSILMHSVREIVCSGLPRERLEKLKATKDGIKYGQASLAASMTRVKLAAALGASLVWISGGLMLVQLLIKETLPSWFISVHRLDQEEKSGGMVAMLGGYALAYFAVLCGAFAWGVDSSSAASKRRPKVLGTHMEFLASALDGKISLGCDSATWRAYVSGFVSLMVGCTPNWVLEVDVHVLKRLSNGLRQLNEEELALALLGVGGVGTMGAAAELIIDTEI